In a genomic window of Lacrimispora sp. BS-2:
- a CDS encoding YjfB family protein — protein MDISAMSMEMSLTRVQQSAGISAVKKAMDSQEAMADGLLKMAEMAIPRQVPADGIGQIVDTKA, from the coding sequence ATGGATATTAGCGCAATGAGTATGGAGATGAGCCTTACAAGAGTGCAGCAGAGCGCTGGAATCAGCGCTGTAAAGAAAGCTATGGATTCCCAGGAAGCTATGGCAGACGGATTGCTTAAGATGGCGGAGATGGCGATTCCCAGGCAGGTACCTGCAGATGGGATCGGGCAGATTGTGGATACGAAAGCCTGA
- a CDS encoding flagellin: MRIQHNIAAINAHRQLGGNNTAVSKNLEKLSSGYRVNRAGDDAAGLAISEKMRAQIVSLDTAQKNANDGISLIQTAEGAMTEVHSMLNRMVELAQQSANGIYDDKTDRKNLNEEFMALQDEIDRISDATDFNGTKLLDGNLDSRLQIGDTSDTFNQLSVAVSSVSSDTLKIGKEAAVYDATGKVTNEAAIKGDADKVSIATQDLASSAVSRVKGSINTVSSMRGKLGALQNRLEHTVNNLGATAENVTAAESRIRDVDMAKEMMAYTKNNILVQASQAMLAQANQLPQGVLQLLQ; encoded by the coding sequence ATGAGAATTCAGCACAATATCGCAGCAATCAATGCTCACAGACAGTTAGGCGGAAACAATACCGCAGTATCTAAGAACCTTGAAAAATTATCTTCTGGTTACAGAGTTAACCGTGCAGGTGATGATGCAGCTGGTCTTGCTATCTCTGAGAAGATGAGAGCACAGATCGTCAGCCTTGATACTGCTCAGAAGAACGCTAACGATGGTATTTCTCTGATTCAGACAGCAGAAGGTGCTATGACAGAAGTTCACTCTATGTTAAACCGTATGGTGGAGCTGGCTCAGCAGTCTGCTAATGGTATCTATGATGACAAGACAGACCGTAAGAACCTGAACGAAGAGTTCATGGCTTTACAGGATGAAATCGACCGTATTTCAGATGCTACAGATTTCAACGGAACTAAGCTTTTAGATGGTAATCTGGATTCTCGTCTTCAGATTGGTGACACATCTGATACTTTCAATCAGTTGTCAGTAGCTGTCAGCAGCGTAAGCTCTGATACTTTAAAGATTGGTAAAGAGGCAGCTGTTTATGATGCTACTGGAAAGGTTACCAACGAGGCTGCCATTAAAGGTGATGCGGATAAGGTTAGTATTGCCACTCAGGATCTCGCTTCTTCAGCTGTATCCAGAGTTAAGGGTTCCATTAACACTGTTTCTTCTATGCGTGGTAAATTAGGTGCTCTTCAGAATCGTCTGGAACACACCGTTAACAACTTAGGTGCGACTGCTGAGAATGTAACTGCAGCAGAGAGCCGTATTCGTGACGTTGATATGGCAAAAGAGATGATGGCTTATACCAAGAATAACATTCTGGTTCAGGCATCTCAGGCTATGCTTGCTCAGGCCAATCAGCTTCCACAGGGCGTATTGCAGTTATTACAGTAA
- a CDS encoding glycosyltransferase family 2 protein translates to MKPSVRLSQCMIVKDEEKNIRQALGWGKGIVYEQIVVDTGSSDKTVEIAEEMGAKVFHFPWAHDFSAAKNFAIEKARGNWIAFLDADEYFSDEDVKKILPLLKQLEKEFYPTHRPHLIRSLLVNLGDGGKTIGTGVQDRIFRNIPDLRYHNRVHEYLDLTDGGQLYSYDATGELAVFHTGYAPSVVEERGKEERNIFMIRKELEEEPENIQMWHYLGDSLLLAHRYEEAEEAYLRGVENPALFEDVIHQDPGFASLLKVKFGRNADSDEGFFAIYQKAKNCGCASPDVDYWAGEWLYRSGNESGAIQYYEQALHLMEEYESNDPLALSGRLFMVYQKIFSFYAKLKRSVEMIRYGVLLLRLEPYHAEVLKEILILLKQEPGEEETANATFDFLSKFYDLSTFKNKLFLVKVSRQANFSALEKKVELLLSEEERKFVAEAGEIFS, encoded by the coding sequence ATGAAACCTTCCGTTCGGCTGTCCCAATGCATGATTGTGAAAGATGAGGAAAAGAACATACGGCAAGCCCTTGGTTGGGGAAAGGGGATTGTTTACGAGCAGATTGTGGTAGACACTGGTTCCTCGGATAAAACAGTGGAAATAGCTGAAGAGATGGGGGCGAAGGTGTTTCATTTTCCCTGGGCACATGACTTTTCTGCCGCTAAAAACTTTGCGATTGAAAAGGCCAGGGGAAACTGGATTGCTTTTCTGGATGCAGATGAATATTTTTCGGATGAGGATGTAAAGAAGATACTGCCGCTTCTCAAGCAACTGGAAAAAGAGTTTTATCCCACCCACCGGCCCCATTTGATACGGTCGCTTCTGGTGAATCTGGGGGATGGGGGGAAAACTATAGGCACTGGAGTACAGGACCGCATATTCCGCAATATTCCCGATCTCCGATATCATAACAGGGTGCACGAGTATCTGGATCTGACAGATGGTGGCCAGCTTTATTCCTATGATGCTACAGGTGAGCTTGCCGTTTTCCATACCGGTTATGCCCCTTCAGTTGTTGAGGAAAGGGGTAAGGAGGAACGTAATATATTTATGATACGAAAAGAACTGGAGGAAGAACCGGAAAACATTCAGATGTGGCATTATCTTGGAGATTCACTTCTCCTTGCACACCGATATGAGGAGGCGGAGGAAGCTTATCTTCGTGGAGTTGAGAATCCGGCTTTGTTTGAGGATGTAATTCATCAGGATCCTGGCTTTGCTTCTTTGCTTAAGGTGAAATTTGGAAGGAATGCTGACAGCGATGAAGGATTTTTTGCCATTTACCAAAAGGCGAAAAATTGCGGTTGTGCTTCTCCGGATGTGGATTATTGGGCGGGAGAGTGGCTCTATCGTAGTGGAAATGAAAGTGGGGCGATTCAATATTACGAGCAGGCACTTCATTTGATGGAAGAGTATGAAAGTAATGATCCCCTTGCCTTGTCCGGCCGACTCTTCATGGTATATCAAAAGATTTTCTCTTTTTATGCAAAGCTGAAACGCTCTGTTGAAATGATACGATATGGGGTTCTTCTTCTCAGACTTGAACCTTACCATGCGGAGGTTTTAAAAGAAATTCTGATTCTTCTGAAACAAGAGCCTGGAGAGGAAGAAACTGCCAATGCTACCTTTGACTTTCTGTCCAAGTTTTATGACCTTTCAACTTTTAAAAATAAGCTTTTTCTGGTCAAGGTATCGAGACAGGCGAATTTTTCTGCATTAGAAAAGAAGGTTGAGCTTTTGTTGTCAGAGGAGGAGCGGAAATTTGTTGCCGAAGCAGGTGAAATTTTTAGTTAA